Within Leptospiraceae bacterium, the genomic segment CTGAAGTTTTTCGAAAAAATGAAAAAGAATTCTTTTCTGTCTATGGAAATTCCTTAACTCGAAACGAGGTAAAGCGTATTATGCGATCAGGAATTGCAGAACAGAGACGCTAGGTGGTCACGTAGATAAATGTAGTCACTGTGGATTCGAAAAGAATTCCTACAATTCCTGTCGTAATAGGCATTGTCCCAAATGTCAGTTTTTAAGAAAGAGAAATGGTTAGTTAAAGAGAATAAGAATATTTTACCTGTGAAATATTTTCATGTTGTAT encodes:
- a CDS encoding transposase zinc-binding domain-containing protein — encoded protein: MLFCLWKFLNSKRGKAYYAIRNCRTETLGGHVDKCSHCGFEKNSYNSCRNRHCPKCQFLRKRNG